The Flammeovirgaceae bacterium genome segment CTGCAACTGCTTTCCCGCAACAATATCATCAGCTCGGAGAAGGGGCCAACCGGTGGGTACTACATAGACAAACCCGCCCTGGGCAAGATAAAATTGAGCACGATCGTGTCCGCCATTGACGGGGACTTGGTTTACAACGGATGTGGCCTGGGCCTCCGCGATTGCAGCGAGGACAGGCCCTGTTCCATCCACAACCAATTCAAGTTGATCCGCAGCGACCTGAAGCAGATGCTTGAAACAACTACTTTGCTCGCCTTATCAAACGACAACAACAATGGACTGACTTTCTTAAAACGATAAAATATCATGGAAACACTGACAAAACCCGAAATGACGGTTTCCCAAAAGGGGGACAAATACAAAGTGCTAAATGTAACAGGGGCCAAAGGGGCACAAATGCCGGCCCATATTTCCACCAAAGAAGCGGTGGTGGTAGTGCTTCAGGGCGAAGCCGTGCTGAAACTTCAGGGTAAGGAAATACGCCTGAAGGCAAACGACTCGGCCATCATTCCCGCCAAAGCACCACACACTTTGGACATAGGGGCCCACTTTAAGGCCGATGTGATCATGGAAAACGATTCGGAAATTCAATTTATTAACCCATAAAAAACAATCTGAAAATGACAATTAATGAAAATCAAAATATTGGTGAATTGGTGGCACAGGACTACCGTACGGCTTCCGTGTTCAAAAAATACGGGATTGACTTCTGTTGCCAGGGCAACCGGACCATCAACGATGCGTGCGTAAAGAAAAAAATCGATGCCCGGCCGGTGGTCAACGACCTTAATGAGGCCGTATTGGCCAATGGCGCAGGCAACACCGACTACCAATCATGGCCTTTGGACCTGCTGGCCGATTACATCGAGAAGAAACACCACCGCTATGTGACGGAGCGCTCTGCGGAAATAAAGCCCTTCCTCAACAAAGTATGCCGGGTGCATGGCGACCGCCATCCCGAGTTGCTGGAAATCAACGAGCACTTTAATGCCACGGCTGATGAGCTGGCCCAACATATGGTAAAGGAAGAGTCCGTTGTGTTTCCTTACATTCGCGAGATGGTGAAGGCAAAGGCGGGCAACTCAAAACCGGACGCCCCGCACTTTGGCACCATCCAAAACCCTATACAGGCCATGATGGACGAGCATACCACGGAAGGCGACCGCTACAGGAAGATCGAAGGGTTGACCAACGGCTATACCCCTCCGCAGGATGCTTGCAGCACCTATAAGGTGACGTTTGCCCTGTTGCAGGAATTTGAACAGGATTTGCACCTGCACATTCATTTGGAGAACAATATATTGTTCCCTAAGGCCATTGCAATGGAAAAGGCTTTTCAGCAGGTGGCATTAAACTGAGGGCCGGTCAAAACAGGGTTGCAAAGCAACAAGGAAAACCCCATCTTGCTTTGCCCTGTATGTTTTTAGGGAAATGGCAAGGGAGGTGCGAAAGGCCTCCTTTGTTTTTTTTTGGATAAGTGGTTTCTATGTCTGATTGGTACCATGTTGAATCTTGTCCATAAAGCTGGTTTTGTTGCTGGCCATTTTGGCATTGGCCGTGCATGCCCTATTTTTATTTTCCCCAATTAAATGGAAGGAATTTGTGGCTTTTGGGGTTATGTATAATAGTGATTATCCTGATAAGTGTTTTAATGCTGTTTTTGGGGTCTCCATACGCTTTGGAGGTGTTTAAAAAGTAAAAAAAGAAAAAAAATGACATGGAACAGAACCTGGTAAAAGTAAAATCAGTGGAAAAAGCCACACACGATGTGTTGAGGATTGTGACAGAGAGGCCTAAACAATATGCCTTTAGCCCCGGGCAGGCCACTGAAGTGGCCATTAATAAAGAAGGTTGGCAAAAGGAACTGAGGCCATTTACCTTTACCTGCCTGCCG includes the following:
- a CDS encoding Rrf2 family transcriptional regulator, with protein sequence MFSKACEYGIRASIYLVGQSLSDKRVGLREVAKAIGSPVAYTSKILQLLSRNNIISSEKGPTGGYYIDKPALGKIKLSTIVSAIDGDLVYNGCGLGLRDCSEDRPCSIHNQFKLIRSDLKQMLETTTLLALSNDNNNGLTFLKR
- a CDS encoding cupin domain-containing protein; the encoded protein is METLTKPEMTVSQKGDKYKVLNVTGAKGAQMPAHISTKEAVVVVLQGEAVLKLQGKEIRLKANDSAIIPAKAPHTLDIGAHFKADVIMENDSEIQFINP
- the ric gene encoding iron-sulfur cluster repair di-iron protein; the protein is MTINENQNIGELVAQDYRTASVFKKYGIDFCCQGNRTINDACVKKKIDARPVVNDLNEAVLANGAGNTDYQSWPLDLLADYIEKKHHRYVTERSAEIKPFLNKVCRVHGDRHPELLEINEHFNATADELAQHMVKEESVVFPYIREMVKAKAGNSKPDAPHFGTIQNPIQAMMDEHTTEGDRYRKIEGLTNGYTPPQDACSTYKVTFALLQEFEQDLHLHIHLENNILFPKAIAMEKAFQQVALN